One segment of Triticum aestivum cultivar Chinese Spring chromosome 2A, IWGSC CS RefSeq v2.1, whole genome shotgun sequence DNA contains the following:
- the LOC123188855 gene encoding DDB1- and CUL4-associated factor 4, which produces MPPKELPGFYYDPDKNRYFPTKGRIPGAANRPPRPPPPPAEPSPPPTERRKRARQSELLHAREMYGGGVIFSKNNKSTFKQQCQYTQASQPMVWKYQGTTLVADKALEELHAMVQTPSGLRESKLLATGSTNGSIRLFGLGTALENFEDEMEFLPQPVWTPLGKQKAAVNSPLANVWSSETAFSNFSSSISCIKKFGHNFHDAASANSSVQRALVATLGSGGSGGSVYIMDMSTIDSATVSRNAHERIERVASFDRTVWTADCNSDGTQVVLGTNTGAGLLNLETGTLSWLYRCKSDILSQQFVHSGNVVLCGLRNGSIVPVDVRERHSNQPTGRSSPSTARGTVPMLSARHNARGRNQADKAKSSRVISMPSAVCSLVSLSSDEHYFLGSSMDGSIKLFDLRLIQKGAIQSYAGHVNSHNNLPLVVDPSETLLMSGGEDCTVRIWSIKTGEQIFAKSVADTLFTALCWPESNLDLDGSSSLFDLNHSWGAWMGSRDGLFYMHGT; this is translated from the exons ATGCCGCCCAAAG AGCTGCCTGGGTTCTACTACGACCCGGACAAGAACCGCTACTTTCCCACCAAGGGCCGCATCCCCGGCGCCGCCaaccgccctcctcgccctccgccgccgcccgctgagCCCTCGCCTCCTCCCACAGAACGCAGGAAAAGGGCGAGGCAGTCCGAGCTGCTGCATGCCAGAGAGATGTACGGCGGTGGTGTGATATTCTCCAAGAACAACAAGTCCACCTTCAAGCAGCAGTGCCAGTACACACAGGCGTCGCAGCCCATG GTTTGGAAGTACCAAGGCACAACCTTAGTGGCTGATAAGGCACTGGAGGAACTGCACGCCATGGTTCAGACACCGAGTGGGCTGCGTGAGTCCAAGCTATTAGCGACCGGCAGCACGAATGGTTCAATCAG ATTATTTGGGTTGGGAACTGCTCTAGAGAATTTTGAGGATGAGATGGAGTTTTTACCTCAGCCTGTTTGGACTCCCTTGGGAAAGCAGAAAGCAGCAGTGAATTCTCCACTTGCAAATGTCTGGTCATCTGAAACAGCTTTCTCAAACTTCTCATCCAGTATATCTTGCATAAAAAAGTTTGGGCACAACTTCCATGATGCAGCCAGCGCCAACTCATCGGTTCAGCGAGCATT GGTGGCTACTCTTGGATCTGGAGGATCCGGTGGTTCTGTTTATATTATGGATATGTCAACTATCGACTCTGCAACGGTTTCACGGAATGCCcatgaaagaattgaaagagttgctTCATTTGATCGTACAGTATGGACTGCTGATTGTAATTCTGATGGCACACAAGTAGTTCTAG GTACAAACACTGGCGCTGGTTTGCTTAATTTGGAGACGGGGACATTATCATGGCTGTATCGTTGTAAAAGTGACATTCTCTCCCAGCAATTTGTGCACTCG GGAAATGTGGTGCTATGTGGACTACGGAATGGGAGCATAGTCCCTGTTGATGTGCGGGAAAGGCACAGTAATCAACCTACTGGTCGATCTTCACCTAGCACTGCTAGGGGGACAGTTCCCATGCTGTCTGCAAGGCATAATGCCAGAGGGAGAAACCAG GCTGATAAGGCAAAATCATCTAGGGTTATCTCTATGCCTTCAGCAGTTTGCAG CCTGGTTTCTCTGTCATCGGATGAACACTACTTCTTAGGGAGTTCCATGGATGGATCG ATCAAGCTATTTGATCTCCGTCTCATTCAGAAGGGGGCTATACAGTCTTATGCAGGGCATGTGAATTCACACAATAATTTACCACTTGTTGTTGATCCATCTGAAACCCTACTTATGTCAG GTGGGGAGGACTGTACCGTCCGTATTTGGAGCATCAAAACAGGCGAGCAAATATTTGCGAAGAGCGTGGCTGACACTCTCTTCACTGCACTTTGCTGGCCAGAAAGCAACCTTGACTTGGATGGTTCTTCTTCGCTGTTTGATCTAAACCACAGTTGGGGGGCTTGGATGGGATCACGTGATGGCCTGTTCTACATGCATGGTACTTAA